The Salvelinus namaycush isolate Seneca chromosome 1, SaNama_1.0, whole genome shotgun sequence genome has a window encoding:
- the LOC120056219 gene encoding centromere protein T-like, with amino-acid sequence MDSVDENVSARILLQNVIQTESSRSPITRRALPDLPCQSHPVRGGLYQRESGRLTHLHQPQPRFSMTLTSHLDTYSGGSCRQSWKHPFWFRTGQSGRSQSCPPQTPVFTATAQGLSELDLPDMTTTVNLSNTVKGLSRKRPRRSLNITAFNRQLEHEDGEGEGGSATEKDLSSLSSASPSSITFSLKTPFVDVRTEKGGFQRKVANRKKICLEEFDEALRNRQAAMGGDPELSVREVQQGLSETVRSEGFTLGLSDLTAPDITHDIITSNTALYAPPDDTATTFIIATQDKDTITGTQIQRGMKDEEEKDMEEVGEQKEDKMEIDNKDGEDLAVVAGQRGASVRQEESKSQTEEVADSQTKEVEEVADSRTGEDEELAKSQTEEEVAESPTEGEVAESPTEGEVAESPTEGEVAESPTEGEEEEMTESQTEDLADEGGQVVEGQEKGLTSQSLAHNVMHISRRAYCSEGGVKVAGVIEGGRGYKSMGAELHPTETGWAGRRSEGDTAGEWHSGPEVGASESAHTRTVTLGSAPPSPLPQEDEQELEGLSRTGTSLGNEEMENSMPPLEMTFEPENNAPHSSVSSLHPITAQSPADHEEDWDDVEEGDGIQSEELSMKTPAFVRKKRNALPIDPLATPTILKDLQPSVLSGAAAAVKPKAVRGKRAGSAKKDTGLSKSYIMSVFKHFAKTKVSTDVYPVLKEIMELYFDRLADDLEMFAAHAKRKTIEVEDVELLMRRQGFVTDSMPVNVLIEKYLPMESRKLLIPVATNGNYVIPKPRRK; translated from the exons ATGGATTCTGTAGATGAGAACGTGTCTGCTCgaattctcctgcaaaatgtaaTTCAAACGGAGTCCTCCAGGTCCCCAATTACCCGCAG AGCACTTCCAGATCTTCCCTGCCAGAGCCACCCAGTAAGAGGCGGGCTGTATCAGAGGGAGTCAGGAAGATTAACACACTTGCACCAGCCACAGCCTCGCTTCTCTATGACGTTGACATCACACCTAGATACCTACTCAGGGGGATCCTGCAGACAG AGCTGGAAACATCCCTTCTGGTTCAGGACCGGCCAGTCAGGAAGgagccagagctgccctccacaAACTCCAGTCTTCACAGCAACCGCCCAAG GGCTGTCTGAGTTGGATCTCCCTGACATGACCACCACAGTAAACCTGTCAAATACGGTGAAGGGACTAAGCAGGAAGCGACCACGTCGGAGTCTCAACATAACAGCATTCAACAGGCAGCTTGAACATGAAG ATGGAGAGGGTGAAGGTGGCAGTGCAACAGAAAAAGACCTCTCATCCCTGTCTTCTGCCTCTCCAAG CTCTATCACCTTCTCTCTGAAAACACCCTTTGTGGACGTTCGGACTGAGAAAGGGGGATTTCAAAGGAAGGTAGCAAATCGTAAAAAAATTTGCCTTGAGGAGTTTGACGAGGCCCTACGGAATCGACAGGCGGCGATGGGTGGAGACCCTG AGCTGAGTGTTAGGGAGGTTCAGCAGGGTCTCAGTGAGACCGTTCGTTCTGAGGGGTTCACCTTGGGACTGAGTGACCTCACCGCTCCTGACATCACCCATGACATCATCACCAGCAACACAGCGCTCTACGCCCCGCCTGATGACACAGCAACAACCTTCATTATCGCCACCCAGGACAAAGACACCATCACAGGAACACAGATCCAGCGAGGAAtgaaggatgaggaggagaaagATATGGAGGAGGTAGGGGAACAAAAGGAGGACAAGATGGAAATAGACAACAAAGATGGAGAGGATTTGGCTGTTGTTGCTGGGCAGAGAGGGGCCTCGGTGAGACAGGAGGAGTCCAAATCACAGACCGAAGAGGTAGCTGACTCCCAGACAAAAGAAGTAGAAGAGGTAGCTGACTCCCGGACAGGAGAAGATGAGGAGCTGGCTAAATCTCAGACAGAAGAAGAGGTAGCCGAGTCTCCGACAGAAGGAGAGGTAGCCGAGTCTCCGACAGAAGGAGAGGTAGCCGAGTCTCCGACAGAAGGAGAGGTAGCCGAGTCTCcgacagaaggagaggaggaggagatgactgAATCTCAGACAGAAGATCTAGCAGATGAAGGGGGACAGGTAGTGGAAGGGCAGGAAAAAGGCTTGACATCACAGAGTTTAGCACACAATGTGATGCACATCAGTCGGAGAGCTTATTGCTCAGAGGGTGGTGTCAAGGTTGCAGGAGTGATTGAAGGAGGGAGGGGCTACAAGAGCATGGGAGCAGAGCTCCATCCTACAGAGACTG ggTGGGCTGGCAGAAGGTCAGAGGGGGACACTGCTGGTGAGTGGCACAGCGGGCCGGAGGTGGGAGCTAGTGAGAGCGCCCACACCCGCACAGTAACCCTTGGCAGCGCCCCTCCCTCCCCGTTGCCCCAGGAAGATGAACAGGAGCTGGAAGGTTTGAGTAGAACAGGCACCAGCCTTGGaaatgaggagatggagaacTCCATGCCTCCTTTAGAGATGACCTTTGAACCTGAGAACAACGCCCCTCACAGTAGCGTCTCATCCCTGCACCCCATCACTGCCCAGAGCCCAGCTGACCATGAGGAGGACTGGGATGATGTGGAAGAGGGGGATGGTATCCAGAGTGAAG AGCTGTCCATGAAGACACCTGCGTTTGTCAGAAAGAAGAGGAATGCTCTGCCAATTGACCCCCTGGCCACACCCACTATTCTCAAAGACCTTCAACCAAG TGTTTTGTCTGGTGCTGCAGCTGCGGTGAAGCCCAAAGCGGTGAGGGGAAAGCGGGCTGGATCAGCCAAGAAGGATACTGGTCTCTCTAAGAGCTACATCATGAGCGTGTTCAAACACTTCGCCAAGACCAAGGTGTCTACAGATGTCTACCCTGTCCTAAAGGAGAT AATGGAGCTCTACTTTGACCGACTAGCTGATGACTTGGAGATGTTTGCTGCTCACGCCAAGAGGAAGACCATTGAGGTGGAGGACGTAGAGCTGCTGATGCGGAG ACAGGGGTTTGTGACTGACAGCATGCcagtgaatgtgttgattgaGAAATATCTCCCAATGGAATCCCGGAAGCTCCTCATTCCTGTGGCAACAAATGGTAACTACGTCATTCCCAAACCGAGGAGAAAATGA
- the LOC120056228 gene encoding THAP domain-containing protein 11-like produces the protein MPGFTCCVPGCYNNSHRDRELRFYTFPKDTTQREIWLKNISRAGVSGCFSTFQPTTGHRVCSVHFPGGRKTYTVRVPTLFPLRGVNERKNRRGRNRKASAAASVTAPSPGSIVITNVVSTAPDAAETAQSDAVTDTAATDGPIVVQIGPDGEYLGPVNPAAQGDGSCFTAVVSSSTDLAGGDDPPADAAAAAQQQTVQYYSVVSNPLDHAYSLTTGTTSAELLRKLNEQRDIIALMEVKMKEMKATIRQLRVTEAKLQEEVRERDRLLSAGAAVKKM, from the coding sequence ATGCCTGGATTCACCTGCTGTGTCCCTGGCTGCTACAACAACTCTCATCGGGACAGAGAGCTGCGGTTCTACACATTTCCAAAGGATACCACGCAAAGGGAAATTTGGCTCAAGAACATCTCCCGGGCCGGGGTGAGCGGCTGTTTTAGTACCTTCCAACCCACTACTGGACACCGCGTCTGTAGCGTACACTTTCCCGGTGGCAGAAAGACCTATACCGTTCGAGTACCGACGCTCTTCCCGCTGAGAGGAGTGAATGAACGCAAGAACCGAAGAGGCAGGAACAGGAAAGCGTCTGCGGCGGCTTCTGTTACAGCCCCCAGTCCAGGTAGTATTGTCATCACAAACGTTGTTTCGACAGCCCCAGATGCCGCTGAGACCGCTCAGAGCGATGCAGTCACCGACACAGCTGCTACTGATGGCCCTATCGTGGTGCAGATCGGCCCGGACGGCGAATACCTCGGACCTGTAAATCCAGCCGCGCAGGGTGACGGGTCCTGTTTTACTGCAGTCGTCTCCAGCTCCACTGACCTGGCTGGGGGCGACGATCCCCCTGCAGACGCCGCGGCCGCTGCCCAGCAGCAGACTGTGCAGTACTACAGCGTTGTAAGCAACCCGCTGGACCACGCGTACTCGCTGACCACCGGGACCACCTCGGCCGAACTACTTCGGAAGCTGAACGAGCAGCGGGACATCATCGCACTCATGGAAGTGAAGATGAAGGAGATGAAGGCAACCATCCGCCAGCTGCGCGTGACCGAGGCCAAGCTACAGGAGGAGGTGCGAGAGCGGGACCGTTTGCTCTCGGCAGGAGCAGCCGTAAAGAAAATGTGA